From Haliaeetus albicilla chromosome 15, bHalAlb1.1, whole genome shotgun sequence, a single genomic window includes:
- the POU4F1 gene encoding POU domain, class 4, transcription factor 1 has translation MMSMNSKQPHFAMHPTLPEHKYPSLHSSSEAIRRACLPTPPLQSNIFASLDETLLARAEALAAVDIAVSQGKSHPFKPDATYHTMNSVPCTSTSTVPLAHHHHHHHHHHQALEPGDLLDHITSPSLALMPGGGGGGGGGGGGHDGAGGGGGGAGGGGAGGGGGGGGGGLISTSAHPHSHMHGLGHLSHPAAMNMPSGLPHPGLVAAHHGAAGQVASAAAVVGAAGLASICDSDTDPRELEAFAERFKQRRIKLGVTQADVGSALANLKIPGVGSLSQSTICRFESLTLSHNNMIALKPILQAWLEEAEGAQREKMNKPELFNGGEKKRKRTSIAAPEKRSLEAYFAVQPRPSSEKIAAIAEKLDLKKNVVRVWFCNQRQKQKRMKFSATY, from the exons ATGATGTCCATGAACAGCAAGCAGCCGCATTTTGCCATGCATCCCACCCTACCTGAGCACAAATACCCCTCTCTACACTCCAGCTCGGAAGCAATAAGAAGAGCATGCCTACCAACTCCACCG ctgcagagcaatATCTTCGCCAGCCTCGATGAGACCCTGCTGGCGCGGGCCGAGGCTCTGGCCGCCGTCGACATCGCCGTCTCGCAGGGCAAGAGCCACCCGTTCAAGCCGGACGCCACGTACCACACCATGAACAGCGTCCCCTGCACCTCCACCTCCACCGTGCCGCTGgcgcaccaccaccaccaccaccaccaccaccaccaggcGCTGGAGCCCGGCGACCTCCTCGACCACATCACCTCGCCCTCCCTGGCGCTCatgcccggcggcggcggcggcggcggcggcggcggcggcggccacgacggggcgggcggcggcggcggcggggccggcggcggcggggccggcggcggcggcggcgggggcggcggcggcctcaTCTCCACCTCGGCCCACCCGCACTCGCACATGCACGGCCTGGGCCACCTCTCGCACCCGGCCGCCATGAACATGCCGTCGGGGCTGCCGCACCCGGGGCTGGTGGCCGCGCACCACGGGGCCGCGGGGCAGGTGgcctcggcggcggcggtggtgggGGCGGCCGGCTTGGCCTCCATCTGCGACTCGGACACGGACCCGCGGGAGCTGGAGGCCTTCGCCGAGCGCTTCAAGCAGCGCCGCATCAAGCTGGGGGTGACCCAGGCCGACGTGGGCTCGGCGCTGGCCAACCTGAAGATCCCGGGCGTGGGCTCCCTCAGCCAGAGCACCATCTGCCGCTTCGAGTCCCTCACCCTCTCCCACAACAACATGATCGCCCTCAAGCCCATCCTGCAGGCCTGGCTGGAGGAGGCCGAGGGCGCCCAGcgggaaaaaatgaacaagcCCGAGCTCTTCAACGGGGGGGAGAAGAAGCGCAAGCGGACTTCCATCGCCGCCCCGGAGAAGCGCTCCCTCGAGGCGTACTTCGCCGTCCAGCCCCGGCCCTCCTCCGAGAAGATCGCCGCCATCGCCGAGAAATTGGACCTCAAAAAGAACGTGGTGCGGGTTTGGTTTTGCAACCAGAGACAGAAGCAGAAACGGATGAAATTTTCCGCCACCTACTag